In the Streptomyces sp. SJL17-4 genome, TGGCCTGGATCGTGGAGAAGTTCAAGGAGTGGACCGATCCCACCGCCGAACTGCCCGAGGACGCGGTGGACCGGGATCTGTTGCTCACCAACGTGATGCTGTACTGGCTGACCGGCACCGCCGGGTCCTCGGCCAACAGCTACTACGAGACCGCGCATGCCGGAGCCTGGGGCGCCAGTGAGCGTTCCACGGTGCCGACCGGGGTCGCGGTGTTCCCCATGGACGTGTCGATCCGGCGCACTGTCGAGCTCGAACACACCGTCGTGCACTGGTCCGAGTTCGACCGCGGCGGCCACTTCGCCGCCATGGAGGCTCCCGACCTGCTCGTCGGCGACGTCCGGGAGTTCTTCCGCAAGCTGCGCTGAAACCACCGCGGCGCCGACCTCGATCAAGTCGGCGCCGCGGCAGCATTCGGTGCTCGGGCTCAGTGAATGACCGGGATGGACCACGACCGGCGATCGCCGGACATCCGGGAGCGCCTGCGACCAGCCGTGCTCAGATCCTGCGGGTGACGAACTGCGCCCACCGCTGCTGCCAGTCTGCGTGTTCCGGGCTTTCCAGGGCGGGCACGCTCCTCAGGTCCTCGGGGAGCTCGGTCTGGGCGGCCGCAGGCCGAGATTCCAGGGGGCCGTGATGAGCTCAACGGCAGCAGCCATGGCCGTCTCCTTTCCACCGGTGGATTGGGGGGCGCTGGGGGGGCAGCGCCGAGCGATGGGGGCTCTGTCGATGAACCGGGGGCCCGGCACCAGAGGCAGACCATGTGGCACGCCCGGCCCGGCGCAGGCCCTCGAAGGAGTCAGGAAGCGGGGGCGGATGCGGTGCTCAGGGTCCGCCGGATCACCTGTACCCCCTGACCGACCATCGTGGCGATGGGCTCCGCCAGGCTGTGCGGCTGTACGTCGGTGATCCAGACGAAGCGGCTGCGACCGCTGGCTTCGGCGAACACCTGCATGGAGGCGTGGTGGTGGACGACGTCCAGGGATCCGCCCACCACCGAGTAGGCGATGCGCCGGGCGTCGGCGTCCAGCGACACGATGAGTTCGTGCACCACCGTGCCGTCTGCGAAGGTCACCACCCGGACGTCGCCTTCGACACGCGTGTCGACGACGAAGCCCGGGACGAGTCTGCGGTGGACTTGGCCCCAATCGTGGATCGCCGCCCAGACCTCTTCGGGATCGGCATCGATCAGGACGTCTCGGTGAACGGTTGCCATGGGTGGCTCTCCGTTTCTCTTGGAGGGTCAGTTGGTTGCGGTCGTGGCCGGGATCAGACAGAAGGGGTGGCCTTGGGGGTCGGTGAGGACGACCCACTGGCCCTCGCCCGGCTGGAAGGCGGGGCGGAACGCTCCGAGGGCGAGCAGTTCCTCAACCGCGTGGTCCAGATCGGGGACGGTGAAGTCGAGGTGCAGGTGCTTGTCCCCTTCAGGCCACTGCGGCGCCTGGTATCCCTCGACACGGACGAAGGCCAGTCCCGGCCCTGTGCTGTCCCCGCCGAGGGAGGCGAAGTCCTCGGCGCTGTATGTGAGCTCCCGACCGGTTGCCTTCTGGTAGAAGGCGGCGAGCGCGACCGGGTCGGCGCAGTCGACGACCACGGTGGTGAGCTGTTCGAGAACGGGCATGAGCGGACTCCCCAGAATCGTGAATGATCGAAAGCCTCACGGGCTTCGGAGAAGAGCCTGCCCTCGTCTCCCCGACCAGGTCTTGAACATCCTTGCGGCGGCGGGGCTGTCAGACCCGCCGCGTACGGTGCGGACCATGCTCTCCGCCGAACCCGTCGCCAGACGGCCCGACTTCGACATCAGCGCGGTCGCCTGCCGCAGCGATCACACCCGCTGGTCGGCCCCCGAGGTCTGCGGCTCCTACCGCGTGGTGCTGGTGCGGCGCGGCCGCTTCCGCCGCCGTGCCGCCGGATCGGCCCTCGACCTGGACACGAGCCTCGCCTACCTCGGAGCCCCCGGCGAGGAGGAAAGCTTCGCCCACCCCTCCGGCGGCGACCACTGCACCTCGATCAGCGTCACTCCCGCGCTCTGGCGCTCCCTGGCCGGTGACGGGCCCCGGGTCGAGACGGAGGCGATCTACGTCGATCCCGCCCTCGACCTGGCCCACCGGCGCCTGCTCGCGGCCGCCCGCTCTGGGGACATCGACTATGCCACCACCGAGGGGCTGCTGACCCTGCTGGCGACCGCGGTCACCCGTGCGGTCCCCGGACCGACGCCCTCCGCGGGCGGCGGGCCCGCCGCCCGCGACCGCGCCCTCGTCACGTCGGCCCGCGAAGCGATCAACGACGATCACCCGGCCGCCGCCACCCTCTTCTCCCTCGCCGAACTCCTTGGTACCTCCCCCTACCGTCTGAGCCGCGCCTTTCCCCGCGAACTCGGAGTCTCCGTGACCCATTACCGCCACCGTGTCCGCATCGGCCGCGCCCTGGACCGTATGGAGGGCGGCGAGACCAGCCTCAGCACCCTCGCCGCCGACCTCGGCTACGCCGACCAGGCCCACCTCACCCGCACCTTCCGCCACCACCTCGGCCACACCCCGACTGCCTTGCGCCGCCTGCTGGCATCGGCAGACGCACGGCGGATCGGGTGACGGCCGAACGACAGCAGGACGGGCCCGGGCCCGCCTCACCAGCAGCAGAGGAGTCGATGCCCTCGCCACGATGCGTGGCGAGGGCATCTGACTGTGTCAGCGGTGCCGACCGCGTACTTCGAGCCTCTTGGCCACTGGTGTGGCCGGAGGGTGCAGTGTGGCGGACACGGACGAGGCACCGCTGACGGTGCTTCGCGTGCGAGCCGCTTGAGCCCGCCTGTTCGGTTGAGCAGTGATGCGCCAGTTGAGGATCTGGCGGAAAAACAAGACCGCTCGCTCGCACCGCACAGTCCCGCTCCCCCGCGTGGCGGTGGATGCGATGAAGGCCCACCTGCGGGACTTCCCCGCCGATGGGCCCGAGGGCTGGATCTTCACAGCGCCGCAAGGCGGACCCGTGGTCTACACGCACTTCATGGACGCATCCTGGCGGCCCGCCCGCGCGAAGGCCGGCATACCGAAGGGCACCGGACCCCACGCCCTCCGGCACCACTACGCCAGCCTGCTGATCAAGCACGGCGAGTCCGTGAAGACCGTCTCCGAGCGCCTCGGCCACACCAACGCGGCCATGACGCTGAACATCTACACCCACCTGTGGCCCGACTCCGAGGAGCGGACCCGGGCCGCAGTCGACAAGGCGTACGCGGACCAGTCCGCCGATACCCGGCCGCAGGTCGAAGAAGCGGCGTAGCCGCTCCCCCATGCGCTGACCGAAGTCAGCACGCCGCGGACTCCGTGCGGACCGCAAAGGCCGCCCAACCCGCTCCGTCGCAGGTCAGACGGCCTTTCGCCGGACGTATCAGACGTTGAAGCGGAACGTCGAGCAAGGCCCTCCCACCTGCGGAAACGTTTCATCTGGGTCATCCATCCCAGCACCATCCCAGCACGGGGGGTTCATCCCAGCACAAGGGCCTCACGCCGCAGGCGCGAAGGCCGTCTGCATGATGTCCCGACAACGATCCCACGACTCGGGGACCAGGTGTCCGTAGATGTCCACCGTGGTCTTGATCGACTTGTGGCCGAGCCAGCGCGAGACCTCGTGGATCGGGATGCCGGCGGCCAGCGCAGTTGAGGCGAAGAAGTGCCGGAGACTGCCGGGCGTGTACTTGGCCTTGCCGTCCACATCGACCAGGCCGGCCGACACGCACGCCTTCCTGAAGTGGTAGCCGTAGGTGGAGGCGGTGGGCATCACACCCTTGCCACGCTGACGCAGGGCGAAGAAGACCTCCAGCCGCTGTCGCCTGCCCCGCCGACCGGTGAAGTTCTGGCAGGTGGACGCCGGCCGCACGTACGGCGTCTCCGACCCCGGCCTGGACTGGGAACTCGACTGGAGTGCGCCCTGGGAGCACCTGGTCGAAAAGTCCCGCACCTGGTCCCTGCGGGAAGCCTCCGAAGCCCCCGTCGGCGACAACACCTTCGTCGTCCCCACCTGGATCGACTGTACCGACCTGTACCCGGATAAGTGACCGATGCCGTTCCGGCACCCGCGGAGACCAGCTGCGGCTACGTAGTCGAGCGCTGTGTCTTCGCGAAGGACGGGACCCCGCCCATGGGCCTGTCGCTCTCGAACACTTTGTTCCGATCATGGTCAATCCCGGTCGCCCCGAGGAACGGGCAGGGAACAACGAAGAACGAAAGAGGCAACGGGCAACACCGTCGAACCCCGATTCTCCAAACGAGGGTCGTGCCAGACTCAGTTTCGGACGCGAAGCGAAACGACACCGTTACAGCAAGTGTTCACCATCGGGTTTCGCGTCGACCGGTGGTCGTCTGATGACGGCTCCCGTGAGGGCGGACGGCTCTCGCGGTCACTGTTCAAGGGGAGGTTGATGATGAGCACGACTTTACGTTTTGGCCCGGAACTTCGCCGTTTACGAGTGGAAGCGGGGCTAACTCTTACCGAGTTCTCCGTGGCGCTCAACTACGACAAGGGGCACCTCAGCAAGGTCGAGCGCGGAGAGCGTTCCGCGTCCCCCGAACTGGCCCGGCGGTGTGACGCCTTTCTCGGCGCGGACGGCGAACTGCAGCGCCTGGTCGTCCGCCCCGAAGCGGACTCGGACTCGGGCTCCGCCGCCTCCCCCGCCGGTCCCTGCCGCTGGCTAGTCGGGCGTCGGGCAGTCCTCTCGGCGGGCACGGGAGTGCTGATCGACCTCGGCCTGA is a window encoding:
- a CDS encoding VOC family protein — translated: MPVLEQLTTVVVDCADPVALAAFYQKATGRELTYSAEDFASLGGDSTGPGLAFVRVEGYQAPQWPEGDKHLHLDFTVPDLDHAVEELLALGAFRPAFQPGEGQWVVLTDPQGHPFCLIPATTATN
- a CDS encoding tyrosine-type recombinase/integrase, with the protein product MAVDAMKAHLRDFPADGPEGWIFTAPQGGPVVYTHFMDASWRPARAKAGIPKGTGPHALRHHYASLLIKHGESVKTVSERLGHTNAAMTLNIYTHLWPDSEERTRAAVDKAYADQSADTRPQVEEAA
- a CDS encoding AraC family transcriptional regulator, translated to MLSAEPVARRPDFDISAVACRSDHTRWSAPEVCGSYRVVLVRRGRFRRRAAGSALDLDTSLAYLGAPGEEESFAHPSGGDHCTSISVTPALWRSLAGDGPRVETEAIYVDPALDLAHRRLLAAARSGDIDYATTEGLLTLLATAVTRAVPGPTPSAGGGPAARDRALVTSAREAINDDHPAAATLFSLAELLGTSPYRLSRAFPRELGVSVTHYRHRVRIGRALDRMEGGETSLSTLAADLGYADQAHLTRTFRHHLGHTPTALRRLLASADARRIG
- a CDS encoding tyrosine-type recombinase/integrase, with translation MEVFFALRQRGKGVMPTASTYGYHFRKACVSAGLVDVDGKAKYTPGSLRHFFASTALAAGIPIHEVSRWLGHKSIKTTVDIYGHLVPESWDRCRDIMQTAFAPAA
- a CDS encoding SRPBCC family protein; the protein is MATVHRDVLIDADPEEVWAAIHDWGQVHRRLVPGFVVDTRVEGDVRVVTFADGTVVHELIVSLDADARRIAYSVVGGSLDVVHHHASMQVFAEASGRSRFVWITDVQPHSLAEPIATMVGQGVQVIRRTLSTASAPAS